A genomic window from Thermococcus nautili includes:
- a CDS encoding adenine nucleotide alpha hydrolase family protein, giving the protein MVNFSELILRKFRNIAGSRYEEIMKAYQEFFLTEEELQIPVITSILLVVDRFSGRIPNEVFDVLSAYPGARVDVVYLIDEGLFALIRETLGEREAKAFREKEEALGKEIIKLAERALSELGMEYSVGITFADKVEFVERESEERDLLVISRHFGSESVKTHRVSPVVFRIVQGIKKPVVVY; this is encoded by the coding sequence ATGGTTAACTTCAGCGAGCTGATTCTACGCAAGTTCAGGAACATCGCCGGGTCGCGCTACGAGGAGATAATGAAGGCCTATCAGGAGTTCTTCCTGACAGAGGAGGAGCTTCAGATTCCAGTGATAACATCGATTCTCCTCGTCGTGGACCGGTTTTCCGGGAGGATTCCCAACGAGGTTTTTGACGTTCTATCTGCTTACCCGGGTGCAAGGGTCGACGTGGTCTACCTGATAGACGAGGGGCTGTTCGCGCTAATCCGCGAGACCTTAGGCGAGAGGGAGGCAAAGGCGTTCCGCGAAAAGGAAGAGGCCCTAGGGAAGGAGATAATAAAACTGGCCGAAAGGGCCCTTTCTGAACTCGGCATGGAGTACTCGGTGGGGATAACCTTCGCGGACAAGGTTGAGTTCGTTGAAAGGGAGAGTGAAGAGAGGGATTTGCTAGTCATATCGAGGCACTTTGGCTCCGAGAGCGTGAAGACCCATCGGGTCAGTCCGGTCGTTTTCAGAATCGTCCAGGGGATTAAGAAACCCGTAGTCGTTTACTGA
- a CDS encoding ArsB/NhaD family transporter produces the protein MNAQEIIALAVFLGVYAFIITERIHRTVAAMVGASVILLVGIVPWEKVPEYLDLGTILLLAGMMVVVNVSRESGLFEYIAIKTAKLSKGDPMKVLLLFSVVTAVVSAFLDNVTTVLLLTPMLLYITKRMNVNPVPFLLAEIFASNIGGTATLIGDPPNIMIGSAAKLSFNEFLTNMGPIAVVDLFVTIAIVYFAYRNSIKVSPSKRAEIERLIMGMDERDAIRDRELFRKSVIIILAIVLGFFLHDTMGVEPAVIALLGASTMLLWSGFSPEEALEKVEWATLFFFGGLFLIVGGLVETGFIDALAEKIIGMIHSEAQAIFVISWFSAISSAIVDNIPLTATMIPLIKAMGSSMNTYPLWWALSLGACLGGNGTAIGASANVVVIGIAHREGVRITFGEFLKVGAVIMFSTVAVGSLMLWVRYGL, from the coding sequence ATGAACGCCCAGGAGATTATAGCGCTCGCAGTGTTCCTCGGGGTTTATGCCTTCATAATAACCGAGAGGATTCACAGAACAGTTGCCGCGATGGTCGGAGCGAGCGTCATCCTGCTCGTCGGCATAGTGCCCTGGGAGAAGGTTCCCGAGTACCTTGACCTGGGGACGATTCTCCTCCTTGCCGGGATGATGGTCGTCGTGAACGTCTCCCGCGAGAGCGGGCTCTTCGAGTACATTGCCATAAAGACGGCAAAGCTCTCAAAGGGCGACCCCATGAAGGTCCTCCTGCTGTTCTCGGTCGTCACCGCGGTTGTGAGCGCTTTCCTTGACAACGTGACGACGGTTCTCCTGCTAACCCCGATGCTCCTCTACATAACGAAGAGAATGAACGTCAACCCTGTTCCCTTCCTGCTCGCCGAGATATTCGCGTCAAACATAGGCGGAACCGCGACGCTAATCGGCGACCCCCCGAACATAATGATTGGCTCCGCCGCGAAGCTCAGCTTCAACGAGTTCCTCACCAACATGGGGCCGATAGCGGTCGTTGACCTGTTCGTGACTATAGCCATCGTCTACTTCGCGTACAGGAACTCGATTAAGGTCAGTCCGTCAAAGAGGGCGGAGATTGAGAGGCTGATAATGGGGATGGACGAGCGCGATGCAATACGTGACAGGGAGCTCTTCAGGAAGTCGGTGATAATAATCCTCGCGATAGTTCTTGGCTTCTTCCTCCACGATACAATGGGGGTTGAGCCAGCGGTCATAGCGCTCCTCGGCGCCTCAACGATGCTCCTCTGGAGCGGCTTCTCTCCCGAGGAGGCCCTAGAAAAGGTCGAATGGGCGACGCTGTTCTTCTTCGGTGGGCTATTCCTCATAGTTGGTGGCCTCGTCGAGACAGGCTTCATAGACGCGCTCGCCGAGAAGATTATAGGCATGATACACAGCGAGGCACAGGCAATATTCGTAATCTCGTGGTTCTCGGCGATATCAAGTGCAATCGTTGACAACATCCCCCTCACTGCCACGATGATTCCGCTGATAAAGGCGATGGGTTCGAGCATGAACACCTACCCCCTCTGGTGGGCGCTCTCACTCGGCGCGTGTCTCGGTGGAAACGGAACCGCTATCGGCGCGAGCGCCAACGTCGTGGTTATCGGTATAGCTCACAGGGAAGGTGTCAGGATAACCTTCGGCGAGTTCCTGAAGGTCGGCGCGGTGATAATGTTCTCGACCGTCGCGGTCGGGAGTCTGATGCTCTGGGTTAGGTACGGACTGTGA